Proteins encoded together in one Balaenoptera ricei isolate mBalRic1 chromosome 2, mBalRic1.hap2, whole genome shotgun sequence window:
- the LOC132360316 gene encoding dual specificity protein phosphatase 22 has protein sequence MGNGMNKILPGLYIGNFKDARDAEQLSKNKVTHILCVHDSARPTLEGVKYLCIPAADSPYQNLTRHFKESIKFIHECGLRGEGCLVHCLAGVSRSVTLVVAYIMTVTDFGWEDALRTVRAGRSCANPNLGFQRQLQEFEEHQVHQFRQWLKEEYGESPLRDAEEARGILATPGILKYWASLRRL, from the coding sequence ATGGGGAATGGGATGAACAAGATCCTGCCTGGCCTGTATATCGGCAACTTCAAAGATGCCAGAGATGCAGAGCAATTGAGCAAGAACAAGGTGACACACATTCTATGTGTGCACGACAGTGCCAGGCCAACATTGGAGGGGGTTAAATACCTGTGCATTCCAGCAGCGGATTCACCATATCAAAACCTGACAAGACATTTCAAAGAAAGTATTAAATTCATCCACGAGTGCGGTCTGCGAGGTGAGGGCTGCCTTGTTCACTGCCTGGCTGGCGTCTCCAGGAGCGTGACTCTGGTGGTTGCATACATCATGACGGTCACCGACTTCGGCTGGGAAGATGCCCTGCGCACTGTGCGTGCGGGGAGGTCCTGTGCAAACCCCAACCTGGGCTTCCAGAGGCAGCTCCAGGAGTTTGAGGAGCACCAGGTCCATCAGTTCCGCCAGTGGCTGAAGGAGGAGTACGGAGAGAGCCCTTTGCGAGATGCGGAAGAAGCCAGAGGCATTCTGGCCACCCCAGGGATTCTGAAGTACTGGGCCTCTCTCAGAAGACTGTAA